TATGTGGAGGGCAGAGTCATGGGATCAGAGCTGTGGGTGATTTAGGAGATAGAGCTGGGGATGCATTTGGTAGGGAAGAGAAGGCCCAGGTTCTCACTGGCATCTTCCTTCCCCGAAGAAGCAAGAGGTCCCTAGGTAATATGAGATTCAAGCTCATCCCCACCTGTGTTTCTACTCCTGAAGCATTTTCAAACTCCAAGCAGATATCATACGGAGcaaactttatttgtaaaaatacattCTGGCCCCAGAGGATTCCATAAATGGAAGATACACAAGTCTAGGGTTTGGGAGTTGAGTAGGGGTGGTCAGTAATTGTAAGACAAGCCTGTAATTTCACATCAGAAGTTCTTCCACAACCCACGCTTAGTAGCCATTGGTTCAGTTTTAAGTATCTCTTAAAGCACTGGTGGTCAGTCAACATGTCCTTAATTTAACAAAATTCTAGCCACTCCTCTAGAATTTAGAAGGTTTGTTTATTCTATGAAAAACCTGCTCTAGTTGGGTTATAAATATAATCtgtgaattgtttttaaaagtctcatgttcaaatataaaaataaataagttaaatagcaaaaataaatatattaactaaTAAATACACCCAGCAGTAAAAAAGATCTTATTAAAATCTGATAAAACTCTAGATTAAGAATAGGAACACATGAAGATAATcacaataaggaaacaaataataaataaataatatacacagTGACCAGCactaaattataaaacaaagagaTGGTGGTTTGGGGTCATGTCTCCTGGGTACTGAGGGCTGGGAGTCTGGGCCCAGAATACTCTCAGAAGTATCACTTTCTTCCTAGTCCATCTCCTCCATCCAGCTCAGGAGAATGTCTAGCTCCCCCAAAGCCTTCACCACTGCTGCCTGAGGCTGAAGCTGGAAGATACCAAGCGAAGTGGTGAGCAACTCATAAAGAGACAATGTGGGCTCCAAGGTTAATCCTCTCCTTTCACTGGTAGGTCTATCGGAGATTGTAAACAGAGCatctttttcaaaatgaagagCTCGAGAGACATTATGGAACCTCAAGATCTCCCAAGAGGGAGGAAAAATCATTGAGTCCAATCACCCTAGTCTTacatagagaaactgaggcccggggGTAGCAGAATTGGGACTACAACTCAAGCCTCTTGAATCACAGAGATCAAAGTAATtaagatgttttttaaagaaagatgtgtgtctgtgtgtgtctgtgtgtgtctgtgtgtgtgtgtgtgtgtatgggttgCCTACTGTGCATCCTTCAATGGAACAAATACTTATTGTGCTAAGTAAGCATTGGGCTGGCTAGGGACTCAGAAATGAATGACACCGTCACTACCCACAGGGAATTCACAGTTGAGTGAGGGAGACAGGCAGAAGCAGGCAATTAAAAATGTAGTGTGGTAAATAGATGATGGGGCCCCCACAGGATGACAGGAGCACTTAACTCTGAGAGAAGTAGCCAGTGCCTTCCTGGAGGTGATGCCTAGGCTGagtcttaaaggatgagtaggaattaGTGAGTGTGGAGCAGACTCCGGCCTTCCTGGCAGATGTGCAAAGGCATCGAGGTGAGAAACAGCATGGCACGGGCATGCATGAAATTGTGAGTGACTATTTCTGAGGGTACGTACAAGTGTGTGAATGTCGGAAAACTATCGCCTCTAGTTTGTGTAGCTGGGAAGTTCAGATGTCTCTGGAGTGACTTGATGGAATCATGGCTATTCCTTCTTGACTCCCAGAGCACCTTGCAGAGACAGCACCCCTCTAGAGCCTGAATGGGTATCTCCTGGGTTAAAGAAGAGGGACAGTCCACATGACCTCAGAGGGCCATTAACCTGAGGGCTGTAACATTTCTTTGAGTATGAACATCTATCACACCCATCTATGATCTCAGTTCTAAAAACACACTCATCCCAACCAAGGCCAAAACTGCATATACCTCTTTGAAGTGACTCATAAGCTGGCTGTATTTCTCCATTGCTTCCTCCCCACTAGGGCATGTCATATGGGCATGCTGAAAAGAATACCAAAGAATGATAGATTTTATTAAAGATTCAGATTTTCTGCCCTTGCCGTTGACACGAAGTAGGTGGAAGTTCTATTCTTCCACCTATAGACGTCTTTTCAGACCTCCTTATTTAGGATCATTAAACTGATCACCAGCTAGAAGAGGAAGCATATAGAGCTCATTGCTTCTTTTTAGAAACAGGCAGCACTGAAAGAGTTTGTGATCACTGTATCCCATCTGGCCTACACCCCCCAACCCAGTTCTAGTCTAGCTCCCTCCAGAGAGCCCCCATGGGAAAGAGAATTGGATTCCTAGGTCCTATCTTGAGATCGAGTCCGGTTGTCTGCTGATTATCTGCCTGGACTCAGTATGCACTAGTATGCCGCAGGATAACTCACCTACAGAAGAAGCATAATTTCATGGATACTAGGAAATTATCAGTGACATCAAATAGGTAGCACTTTATAGTTCTGTAGACATTTTGCATGGAGCTTGTATTCAAAAGTAAATATAACTGAGTTCTTATTACCTAGTCACATGGCTCAACACAGATTATTAGAACTCTTGGACTCAGTTCTTCCATCCATTAAATGGGGCTAAGAATGAGCCTGATTGCTAAGTCATTGAAGCTATGTGCTGCCGTGGATCCTTTTACCCAAGACCCTTAGTCACACAGAGACAGAGGTCCTTCTTGATGGTAAGAAAAGAGTTGGCGAGACTGCTGATCTTCTGGAGGATACGGTGGTCAGGGGTCTGTTAGTTTTTGAATACCCTGTCCAGGTAGAGTCTCAGTATATGGCGGAGGAGGCAGCACTGACCTGCAGGCTACAAAGAAGACTGGCGTGTTGGTGGGTGGAGGGTGTCCAGGGACAAGGGTGATGGAGATTCCCCCGACTCATATTTCCTCCCAGAACTCATACAGACCAAGCATGTACCTTTGTGTCTTGCAAAGGCTGAGTCTTCCTCAAGATTCTGAGGTCAATGATTTCATCTTTGGGTTGCTAAACAGAGGAAGGCAAGATGAAAAAGTACAGGTCAGTAACTGTTGCCAGGATCTTAGACGTCCAgacctcccatcccctccctgccaTGGCACAGTGGGCAGAGTCTCTCTCCAAAACACTCTTGAATTATGAACTACAGATACTTCCTGGGAACACATCCTCCTGGTAAGGAGTCCCCAGCCTGCCTCTTTTTGTGATCCCACTGCTGGGggacagagaaaaataagtagaaaagtgGGGAGGCAGTCACAAAGTGAAAGGTGGGGTCCCTCCCTCACATAGCACTCTGTCCTGTATCTCTGAAAATCCACTTCGAATTGCCTGAAGACTTGCGGTGATCACACAGCTTCCCAAATGGAGTGTCTTCAGCCTGGCAGAAGGTGTCCAGAAGACATAAAACACAGCAGAAAGAAGGCAGAGGGGAAGACCAGAGCCTTTCATTCTGGAGACCACAGGAGATTCTGGAGCCAGATTCTGGAGACCACAGGAGCTAAGAATTCAAAGGAAAGAGCATGACTTATTGATTTCCCCGTCTCATGCCTTAAGAAGCCAATCCTGTCACCAGGGACATGCCTCCCCCAGTCCCCGATGTCCCCTGGTGAAACTTAATAGCTTCAACTGACTTCAGATGGTCTGGCACATTCATCCAACttactaagaaaaagagaagagaaggcttCGGGTGCTGAGGGTCTGAGTATGAGTTGGTGCTACAGGTCCTGGCTCCTTTATTCTCTCCGCATCCCAGCCCCATCGTTATTGCCCAGCAGGAAAGGCCTGGAGCAGCAGGCACTTGCAATGAGTAGATAGAGGATGACATTTCAGGGAAAATGTCAGAACTTGTTTTTGCGAGTTGACGTATATAGTCTTCCCTTCCAGAATGCCAATGTAGCTCACCCTTCTGGTCCCCTTAGACCCACAGAGGGACTGGGGGAAAACTGAACCTCATAGAAGCTGTTGCCAAGCCACCAAAAACATTTTGGGGAAATTGTCTGGATTTTACGTCCATCCCCAGGGCAGAGGAACTTAGCTCTATTTGGCATTTGTCTGAGATCAGATTGGTTATTTGAGGATAGTAGATTTATTTCAGCCCCGAAGACAAATAGAAAGTCAATGATTTCATAACAGTCCTTCTGCCGGGGAAAGGCAAGTTCTGATGGGCAATCAGCCTAATTCCACCTAACACTTCTCCACCCTCCTGGGGTACCTGGACTCCACAGCGCCCTCTGCAGGAAGGCAGCAGTCAGGCATACCTGGGACTAATCCAAGAGTATGCGTTTTCCTAGCCTTGTAACTGAGGCTGAGGATCAAGTAAGCCATcccaaaagaaagaggaaaaaggtgGGAAGGAACTCATCCCTTCTTGGGATGAGGCTTGCTCTGTAAGAGGGCACTTGCTAGTAGTTGCTGAGTTTTAAGGTAAAATGATAATGCGCTGAGATTAGGGAGAGGAGAGTGAAACACTCACCTctggcacaaaatttaaggagacaaaagtctcagtaatcaagataaataacattttaatgcaGTAGCAAAATTAATGAGAACAATTCATGATGAACAGAAGATTAACaatttaaataaagacaaaatctgACAGGGCCATGCTGAGCCATATGGAAACCCAGGACAAAAGGGGAAATGAGTGCccctatctgtctatctatctatctatacatcaTCTATCTAGCCGTCTATATCTACATATGTTTATCCATCCgtctatatctatctatgtatctatatccatatctatgtTTTTATGTATCAGAGGTATATGATGAAAATATTAGTGATGAGTTCTCTTCCCTTAAAACCAGgaaagtaaaattataataaattctgTTTGGgacataaataacatatttaaacttaaaaataatgtgaGTTGTAATGCAGCTAATTAtcaaattttcaataattttcgACTACCTTAATGTCTTGggaaaataatacacataaaataataaaaacatatgctGAAGAGTACAAATGaaactatttacagaacagaagtagactcacagatgtagaaaacaaacttacggttaccagggtgtaaggggaggagggataaattgggagatcgggattgacctATACTcaatactatacataaaatagataacgaataaggacctactgtacagcacagggaactctactcaatactccgtaatggcctatatgggaaaagaatctaaaaaagagtggatatatgtatatgtataactgatccattttgctgtacacctaaaactaaaacaacattgtaaatcaactatactccaataaaatttttaaaaagcatatatagAGAGGTGTACATCTTTCCTGTTTGCCTTAGGTTCCAGGATGCCTTGGTACAGCACTGATAATCGTTACcgcttactgatttttttcctatgttccAATCAATAGGCTCGGTATACTTTACATTCATATTCACCTGGGATACTGCCACATAtaggaaaaaggaataaacaaaccAAACCCTCAGAGAGAACTCTGGGTTTGAGAACTAGGTCCAAATGCCTGCTCTACAAGTCCCCATCGGTGTAGGTTGTCCCAGTTTTCCCAAGACTAGGGGGGGGATCCAGGGCATAgcactttaactttttttttttttcctcgggacacgggcctctcactgttgtggcctctcccaccgcagagcacagactccggatgcgcaggctcagcggccatggctcacgggcccagccgctccgcggcatgtgggatcttccctgaccggggcacgaacctgcgtcccctgcatcggcaggcagactctcaaacactgtgccaccagggaagcctcactttaacttttaaaactgaaaacgTCACAGGTAAATCTGGATGAGTTAGTCACTCTCcatctatgtgaccttggacaagtcaacTCACCTCtcttgagttttgttttcttagccCCCAAATGGTTATAATTAAACTTACCCCAGAAATTTGTtttgacatttaaataaaatgatgcatgATTCGTACACCTAACATCTAGTGAGTGATCAACTCATTTTAAATAGAGAATGATGTTAGTTGCCTTGAACATAGTGGGTATAtggtaaatatatgttaaattcaACAATTCGATCAGCATTTATTAGGCACCCACTGTCTTGAATATCATGCTAGGTACTGGAATACAAAGATAAACATGACAATTCCCTATTCTCTAGGACATTTTGCCCTAATGCAAAGGACTCCTTTAGACATGGCCCTGAACACACCTGGCTAGATGACTAGGAGAACTGGGCTCATCCCCAGAACCATGCGAATAGTGTAGAGAGAGGGAGCTCTCTTACCTGAGTTCAGGAAGGGCTGCTACTTGTGATCTCCTAGGAGTCTGTCTCAAGCTAAGGGGTTTccaattatgtgtgtgtgtgtatatatatatatatcccatgaAGGAAGTCAGCTCCCACAGGTGAGGGCTAAAACTCCTCTGGAATTTCTCTGGTGGCACTGGACTTCCTCCCGGCCTGAGGCAGTTTAATTGCAGACTGGATTACCTCAACACCTTCCTTCTCTAAGAAGCACTTCTTTGGAGATTACTGGTTTAGTTATTGGTTAAAGGAAAcctctttctttctggcttcctTCCAGAAGGAAGGTAAAATGGTAATCAGAACAGAAAAGATCACTGAATTACAGAACTGGAAGAGGATTCCAGGACGTGCTTTTTCCCCCTCCTCTAAATCCAGTTCTCCTAACCAGTTTTCTCCCCACACCCAGACACTGTGGACTCGCTCCTGCtgtttctcctttgcctttgctCTTCCCACCATTTCTCTCCAACAATGGCTACCCTACTTTCCCTCCACTCATCATTGAAGAGTGGACCCCAATTCTTTATTCCCGAACTACTTTGGTCCAAAGCAATTCCTCTCTTGTCTAACTTCCAACAGCAGATTTTTCTTTGGCACATGAGAGTCTAACGTTGCCCTCTGTTTCATGGGTCTTTGCCTTTTCTCCCTAATGTGATACTGGAATGTTTTCTTGGACATGGACTAATCCATTGGGCAGGACACACCTCCAGGCAAGATTAAATTAAGGCACCTGAGATTAACCTCCAACAGTGCTTTGGAAACCGTCAAGGTGGTAGAGATTGTAATATATTCCTTTGCAACATTTTTCCTATTCAATATCTGACACTCTGAAGTCCTGTATTTAAGTTCAGGGATTCCATAGTTACTAGGATAACTTTGGcaaattctttcatctttctggATGTCAATTtacattatctgtaaaatgagagtaatagAATAGATAATGTATAAGATCTTTTCCAATTCTGACATTCAATGTCACTATGATGCTTTGCTCTTCTACCTTTTGATCAGAACACtcctttttaatgtcttttaatgTCTTCCTAAAGTTTCTTGAAAATGAGGACTGTAATTTTTCACTGTAATAGTTGATAAATGCTGAAAATGTGTGAATATCTAATCTAAATATCTCTTGCGCTTATGCCTGTTTTTCCACCCTTGTTAGTAAGTAAATAATTTCTCATCCATAACTGTGATTAAAGTAAAATTGAGAAACATGCTCTGACAAGACTTTCAGGGAATATAAGCTGTACCCGTGTCAGTCCGTTCCTTCTCATTAACCAATAAGAATCCAGTTGTTTTGTTCTAAGTTATCTGTAATGATTAAGTAAATTTAGCTCATGTGCAATCCCAATTTCCTTTAATAATGAAGACTCTGCTTTTCCTATATCagaatactttattcttttttaaatctgcTGAATAGATCCCATTCCACACTCTGCACAGACACCAATTCAACTTACCTGCTATAAAAAGCTTCCTCTGTCTCACcctaacctctct
The genomic region above belongs to Phocoena sinus isolate mPhoSin1 chromosome 1, mPhoSin1.pri, whole genome shotgun sequence and contains:
- the IL20 gene encoding LOW QUALITY PROTEIN: interleukin-20 (The sequence of the model RefSeq protein was modified relative to this genomic sequence to represent the inferred CDS: substituted 1 base at 1 genomic stop codon); this encodes MPDCCLPAEGAVESRMKGSGLPLCLLSAVFYVFWTPSARLKTLHLGSCVITASLQAIRSGFSEIQDRQPKDEIIDLRILRKTQPLQDTKPAGQCCLLRHILRLYLDRVFKNXQTPDHRILQKISSLANSFLTIKKDLCLCHAHMTCPSGEEAMEKYSQLMSHFKELQPQAAVVKALGELDILLSWMEEMD